In one window of Prosthecobacter fusiformis DNA:
- a CDS encoding choice-of-anchor I family protein, whose product MKSPFKSLPLAALALALSFGAFASSAKAQLLVTEVKSDQSANPAADYWELTNFGLATISLVGYTWDDDSESYATGSAWALPAGSSIAGGESVIFTGVDAATFRTRWGISETVKIFTTTGSPGLSGGDRIAFFNNVGTKLFTFNYDAGGFTKSNGDLSTGGHAGLSAGGVATDALIWDPTSGMTPETARYTAANGSNFGSFTATGDDGSPGVTGLPTSVDLSMYVRVGRYDLPEPTRTTPPDDTSLLAQEASGVTYNWDTDTLFICADGGTSIVQVSKTGELIDSMTLAEGNSPQDTDFYDPEGITYIGNNQFVMTEERDRQVVLFTYAANTTLSRSGTKTVKLGTFVPNTGTEGLSFDPQTGGYICLKEIDPIGIFQTEIDFDALTATNGSPTTENSTDLFDPALLGMLDVADVFALSNLPILNGRAQAGNLLVLSQESANIVNVDRAGNISSTLTIQSDLGNPLTAAAQQHEGLTMDRKGNLYVVSENGGGNIDHPQLWVYSPSTEPNQAPTAVALTNPVNSIVENSNTAIRVKVADITITDDGLGTNTLTVSGDDASFFEIVAGALFIKAGTVLDYETKTSYSVTVELDDVSIGATPDATVSYNLTVTDLVDETPVLPAIIISEVAPWSSGNSLVAGDWFELTNTSSTTVDITGWKVDDNSNAFAQAIELSGITSIAPGESVVFIEKDARDFAVIKALFESTWFGANPPAALQIGSYEGSGIGLSTGGDALNLYNSSGVLQANVTFGASPSGPSYATFNNAAGQTNTAISLLSVAGVNGAFVAAGDSAQIGSPGSVGSLFISEVAAWSSSSPVDADWFEVTNTMAQAVDITGWKVDDSTESPAAALALNGITSIAPGESVIFMETDDLATQGAVFLSTWFGDNPPAGLKLGSYTGSSIGLSGDGDAVNLYNSQNVLKASVYFADSPGGPSLPTFDNAVGLNNAEISQLSVVGVNGAFAAVNDANEIGSPGSATVESPALALTVDITPATFSESAVNPAATGTVTRTGSTLNSLVVSLVSSDDSEATVPATVTILAGEESASFDVTAINDSYPDGNIMVTVTATASGADAGSFDVTVNDDGDLDPGYKLLLTEVHSNPVSAGSEDYWELTNAGTSAVDLSNWKWTDGARTFASGVTIPSDTSIAAGESIILTAMTAESFRSWWGISNSVQVITVVSAPGLGKGDGLTLYDSGRNEILYFSYNVDGFMQSDGSNAEGGHAGASGGGADSQALVLDPTFGTDTPRYTAATAGTFGAFASTISTLDIGSPGTTGLGVTASLSLTLDITPTSFSESAVNPAAAATVTRSGDTTDALVVNLSSSDTSEATVPATVTILAGEDSASFDVTAIDDSFPDGNKPVIITATATDANSGTFNLTVNDDADVVTTSLRLTEVQSNQSATAPSGVNDYWELTNFGEETVDLAGYSWHDKDRSAAAASAYALPGGASIEAGESVIFTVISPSAFRAWWGIEETVKVFQTVGGPGLGKDDGVSLFDNGGNELFFFSFAAGQFTREDGSSSVGGHAGPSAGATTGADSVALIWVPTSGSTTPRYTFATGSNYGSFQAAVGTDLGSPGTVDVAPVTPTLTQGPLKMARLATLPLAGAEISAYDAASRRLFVTCSAGLQVVDISNPAAPAVLTTLTFTEAPISLSSSDITSVDVFNGTVAVAVPNADKTQRGHVVFLNAVDGSFISKVQVGYLPDHITFSPDGSKVLTADEGEYQLNGTDPNPGTVSIIDVSGGFAAPTVATAGFTAFDSQAAALKAEGVRIFEENGVLRLPSLDFEPEYLAVSADSTQAMVTLQEANAVAVLDITTATFTSVVALGEKDFSTLLADFSDRDGPENSNLINLTTGNPVFGLYMPDSIASFKVGEETYYVIANEGDDRNDFITSPTETITVGNGGYVLDPEVFPDAATLKTNARLGRLTVSNSPGLRGDTNNDGNVDRILMYGARSFSILDSNGEMIYDSGDDLETTMAAIGAPQFDDGRSDNKGPEPEGIEIGVIDGRTYAFVGLERHRTIVVYDVTDPGNVTRAGLVSFPEDLNPEGIQFISAKNSANGKAMIAVTNETSNTMTLFSVEPENFTLQLLHLADGEAGLLAPQTAPNLAALVDAFDDQYTHTLILSGGDNFIPSPFLNAGTDPSLSSVPSIGATAFARPDIAMHNIIGVEASAIGNHEWDLGSNVFMDAIGSSGTWIGAQFPHISANLDYSADSAANAKFTNVPLNGTTTAVPEASSVKSRLVPTAVITKGGEKIGLVGVTTQLLRSISSPSGTFAKGFPAGTTGVDDMDLLASQVQPYINELIAEGVNKIVLLSHLQQLTNERSLATKLTGVDIILAAGSNTRLGDEDDVAVAFPGHSADFADTYPVITAGVDSKPTLIINTDNEYTYLGRLTVEFDEAGEVIVSNLDDRIATNGAYASTAANVAAAWNTTEENLATTAFAPGTKGAGVKAITDAVQNVINIKDGQVYGYTSVYLEGERSFVRSQETNLGNITADANSQSLRAILGNTIPIVSVKNGGGIRAQIGAVSSEPGSSEKLPPQANPAVNKPEGGISQLDVENALRFNNRLMAFDTTAQGLKAILEHGVALWPNQGRFPHIAGVAFAWNPTLPAGNRITSMALIDENDVVVMPLYKDGYFSFVAPPVIRVVTLNFMAQGGDSYPMKANGSNFRYILTNGSLGPVITNEALDFTVVPQLPENPLGEQQAFTAYISARYPTPETAYDVADTPASADLRIQNLNFREDVLVPVEITADSDGDGLTDVEELAYGSNPNAGLRVGENVNMNLSSLAGAGNTLSIVGKLPPGLKFDPVTGKLTGQILGNASNYALQILVKNGKTIVGSYALDLSVTPFPAALLGNYEALLETGSPAQPKGVIRVFVSKAGTFSATLDYAGASRRSTKGTFSLTPGSNIAVINLTFAASRTIPALTAQLEVATNSPLVTGTYSAAAETGTQRGFRMAAANANPPAVQKIVSVFDTGAQNGVDYPAGQGWAKGSVSKAGAVSLKGLLGDAQSITMSLRLSATGQALVWSQPYKNKASYVGGIMLLGNLGQPLNLPQRLENGLQWMKVADVRELAYEAGFASPMTMEAKTSKFIPVKTSAELSASLGLAGSVMGVEIEGGGISNEAPNNSPVLPVEFTLDTRFKLTTTAPPLAVLWTGLMSKTDGGFSGSLTLPIGTANIAGKAAATGVILQDDTFGSIIGGGLIKVPVAGRRGAFRTSSILLEQ is encoded by the coding sequence ATGAAATCACCTTTCAAAAGTCTGCCGCTCGCAGCGCTCGCCCTGGCGCTGAGCTTTGGTGCTTTTGCCTCATCGGCAAAGGCGCAGTTGCTCGTCACTGAAGTAAAATCCGACCAGTCTGCGAATCCCGCTGCCGACTACTGGGAACTCACTAACTTTGGTTTAGCCACGATATCATTGGTTGGATACACGTGGGATGATGATAGCGAAAGCTACGCTACCGGAAGCGCCTGGGCATTGCCGGCTGGAAGTTCTATCGCAGGGGGTGAATCCGTCATTTTTACGGGTGTGGATGCCGCGACGTTTCGTACGCGCTGGGGCATTTCAGAAACGGTCAAGATCTTTACCACCACTGGTTCGCCCGGCCTCTCTGGGGGGGATCGAATCGCCTTTTTTAACAACGTAGGAACAAAGTTGTTTACCTTCAATTATGATGCCGGAGGCTTCACCAAATCCAACGGAGATCTTTCTACTGGTGGGCACGCTGGCTTATCTGCAGGTGGTGTGGCCACGGATGCTCTGATCTGGGATCCGACCTCAGGCATGACTCCAGAGACGGCCCGCTATACAGCGGCGAACGGTAGCAACTTCGGCAGTTTCACAGCGACCGGGGACGATGGTTCACCGGGGGTGACTGGGCTGCCGACTTCCGTGGATCTTTCCATGTATGTCCGGGTCGGTCGTTATGACCTTCCTGAGCCAACGCGGACCACGCCGCCTGACGACACCAGCCTGCTGGCCCAGGAAGCCTCTGGCGTCACCTATAACTGGGACACGGATACTCTGTTCATCTGCGCTGATGGTGGCACATCCATCGTGCAGGTCTCGAAGACCGGCGAGCTGATTGATTCCATGACACTGGCAGAAGGCAACAGCCCGCAGGACACAGACTTTTATGATCCGGAAGGAATCACCTACATCGGAAACAATCAGTTTGTGATGACTGAAGAGCGTGACCGCCAGGTCGTCCTGTTTACTTATGCTGCCAATACCACCCTGAGCCGCAGTGGCACAAAGACCGTGAAGCTGGGAACTTTTGTCCCCAATACCGGCACGGAAGGTCTCTCTTTCGACCCCCAGACGGGTGGCTATATCTGCCTGAAAGAAATTGACCCCATTGGCATCTTTCAGACGGAGATTGATTTTGATGCACTCACCGCTACGAACGGTTCGCCGACCACTGAAAATTCCACCGACCTTTTTGATCCGGCCTTGCTGGGCATGTTGGACGTAGCGGATGTGTTCGCGCTTTCCAACCTCCCCATCCTGAATGGACGGGCTCAGGCTGGCAACCTGCTGGTGCTGAGTCAGGAATCAGCCAACATTGTTAATGTGGACCGGGCTGGCAACATCTCCAGCACGCTGACAATTCAGTCCGATCTGGGCAATCCGCTGACCGCAGCAGCTCAGCAGCACGAAGGCCTGACAATGGACCGCAAGGGCAATCTATACGTCGTCAGTGAAAACGGCGGCGGGAACATCGACCATCCGCAGCTTTGGGTTTATTCTCCCTCGACCGAGCCGAATCAGGCACCGACTGCGGTGGCACTGACCAATCCGGTCAATTCCATCGTGGAAAACAGCAACACCGCGATTCGTGTCAAAGTGGCGGACATTACCATCACTGATGACGGGCTGGGAACCAATACACTGACCGTGAGCGGTGATGATGCCAGCTTTTTTGAAATCGTCGCCGGTGCTTTGTTCATCAAGGCGGGAACGGTGTTGGATTACGAAACCAAGACTAGTTATAGTGTTACCGTCGAGCTGGATGATGTTTCCATTGGTGCAACTCCAGATGCGACAGTCAGCTACAATCTGACCGTGACAGATCTGGTGGATGAGACACCTGTTCTTCCTGCTATCATCATCTCCGAAGTGGCTCCCTGGTCCAGCGGCAACAGCCTTGTGGCGGGTGACTGGTTCGAGCTTACCAATACGAGCTCCACGACTGTGGACATCACGGGCTGGAAGGTGGATGACAATTCGAATGCGTTTGCACAGGCGATTGAACTCAGCGGTATCACCAGCATCGCTCCAGGTGAATCTGTGGTCTTTATTGAAAAAGATGCGCGAGACTTTGCGGTCATAAAGGCATTGTTTGAATCCACATGGTTTGGTGCAAATCCTCCTGCGGCTCTGCAGATCGGCAGTTATGAAGGCTCGGGCATCGGCCTCAGCACTGGGGGCGACGCGCTCAATCTTTATAACAGCAGCGGTGTTTTGCAGGCCAATGTGACCTTCGGCGCTTCCCCTTCCGGTCCTTCTTATGCGACCTTTAACAATGCAGCCGGGCAGACCAATACGGCGATCTCCCTGCTAAGCGTGGCAGGTGTGAATGGAGCTTTTGTTGCCGCAGGTGATTCCGCACAGATTGGTTCTCCAGGAAGCGTAGGCAGCCTGTTTATCTCCGAAGTGGCCGCTTGGTCCAGCAGCAGTCCTGTGGACGCGGACTGGTTTGAAGTGACCAACACGATGGCACAGGCCGTGGACATCACCGGCTGGAAGGTGGATGACAGCACAGAGTCCCCGGCTGCGGCGCTGGCCCTGAATGGCATTACCAGCATCGCGCCTGGTGAATCGGTGATCTTCATGGAAACCGACGACCTTGCAACACAAGGTGCTGTCTTCCTCTCCACCTGGTTCGGAGACAATCCGCCTGCAGGTCTCAAACTCGGCAGCTACACGGGCAGTAGCATTGGTTTGAGCGGGGATGGTGATGCGGTGAACCTCTACAACAGTCAAAATGTTCTGAAGGCGAGTGTATACTTTGCAGATTCCCCGGGCGGACCTTCTCTTCCAACTTTTGACAATGCGGTCGGTTTAAACAATGCAGAGATCTCACAACTGAGTGTCGTGGGTGTCAACGGAGCCTTCGCAGCGGTCAATGATGCTAATGAAATCGGCTCTCCAGGCTCAGCTACGGTGGAAAGCCCTGCGCTGGCTTTAACCGTGGATATCACCCCAGCCACCTTTTCTGAAAGCGCGGTGAATCCAGCAGCGACAGGCACCGTGACCCGCACTGGCAGCACCCTCAACAGCCTGGTGGTGAGCCTGGTGTCCAGCGATGATTCCGAGGCCACAGTTCCTGCCACGGTGACCATCCTTGCAGGCGAAGAATCCGCCAGCTTTGATGTGACGGCGATCAATGACAGCTATCCTGATGGCAATATCATGGTGACTGTGACCGCGACGGCCAGTGGTGCTGATGCAGGTAGCTTTGATGTGACAGTCAATGACGACGGTGATTTGGATCCGGGATACAAGCTTCTCCTGACTGAAGTTCACTCGAATCCCGTCAGCGCCGGGTCGGAAGACTATTGGGAGCTGACTAACGCGGGCACCTCTGCCGTGGACCTCAGCAACTGGAAGTGGACCGATGGTGCACGCACTTTTGCCAGCGGAGTTACAATTCCTTCTGATACCTCCATCGCCGCAGGTGAGTCTATCATTCTGACTGCCATGACTGCCGAGAGCTTCCGTTCCTGGTGGGGCATCAGCAACTCTGTGCAGGTCATCACCGTAGTTTCAGCCCCAGGCCTGGGTAAAGGCGATGGGCTGACCTTGTATGACAGCGGTCGCAATGAGATCCTCTATTTTTCTTACAATGTGGATGGTTTTATGCAGTCCGATGGATCTAATGCTGAGGGCGGGCATGCAGGCGCTTCGGGTGGAGGTGCGGATTCTCAGGCACTGGTCCTGGATCCTACCTTTGGCACTGACACGCCACGTTATACTGCGGCAACCGCAGGCACCTTTGGGGCATTCGCTTCTACCATCAGCACCTTGGATATTGGTTCTCCCGGCACTACCGGGCTGGGTGTGACGGCATCACTGAGCCTGACGCTGGACATTACGCCGACATCCTTTTCTGAAAGCGCTGTGAATCCAGCAGCAGCGGCTACGGTCACACGCTCGGGCGATACCACGGATGCACTGGTGGTGAATCTTTCGTCCAGTGATACCAGTGAGGCGACCGTTCCTGCCACAGTGACGATCCTGGCTGGCGAGGACTCTGCCAGCTTTGATGTCACTGCCATCGACGACAGCTTCCCGGATGGAAACAAGCCAGTCATCATTACGGCCACTGCCACAGATGCAAACTCGGGCACGTTCAACCTGACCGTTAATGACGATGCGGATGTCGTGACGACCAGCCTGAGGCTGACAGAGGTACAGTCTAACCAGTCTGCGACTGCACCTTCTGGTGTAAATGATTACTGGGAACTGACCAACTTTGGTGAAGAGACTGTGGATCTGGCCGGCTACAGCTGGCATGACAAGGATCGCTCTGCTGCTGCGGCTTCGGCCTATGCTTTGCCCGGTGGCGCCTCCATTGAGGCAGGTGAATCCGTGATCTTTACAGTGATCTCTCCGTCGGCCTTCCGGGCTTGGTGGGGAATTGAGGAAACCGTGAAAGTATTCCAAACGGTGGGTGGTCCTGGACTTGGTAAGGACGATGGCGTGTCGTTATTTGACAACGGTGGTAATGAGCTGTTTTTCTTCAGCTTTGCCGCTGGCCAGTTCACGCGTGAAGATGGAAGCTCTTCGGTAGGTGGCCACGCAGGTCCATCTGCTGGGGCCACAACTGGAGCCGATAGTGTGGCGTTGATCTGGGTGCCGACCTCCGGCAGCACGACCCCGCGCTATACCTTTGCTACAGGCAGCAATTATGGCAGCTTTCAGGCGGCTGTAGGCACAGACCTGGGCTCTCCTGGAACAGTCGATGTGGCACCTGTCACCCCGACTCTCACTCAGGGGCCACTCAAGATGGCCCGTCTTGCGACGCTGCCACTCGCTGGTGCTGAAATCTCCGCTTATGATGCAGCCAGCCGACGCCTGTTCGTGACATGCAGTGCAGGTCTTCAGGTTGTGGATATCAGCAACCCTGCGGCTCCTGCTGTGCTGACGACACTGACCTTTACCGAAGCTCCGATCAGCCTGAGCTCATCGGATATAACCAGTGTGGATGTGTTTAACGGTACCGTCGCCGTAGCAGTCCCAAATGCCGACAAGACCCAGCGCGGCCATGTCGTCTTCCTGAATGCTGTTGATGGTTCCTTCATCAGCAAAGTGCAGGTGGGCTATCTGCCGGACCACATCACCTTCAGCCCGGATGGCAGCAAGGTGCTGACCGCTGATGAGGGTGAATACCAGCTCAATGGCACTGATCCAAATCCAGGTACGGTGAGCATCATTGATGTCTCCGGTGGATTTGCCGCACCTACGGTAGCCACTGCCGGATTCACAGCCTTTGATTCACAAGCCGCGGCTCTGAAAGCCGAAGGCGTCCGTATCTTTGAGGAAAATGGTGTGCTGCGCCTGCCATCGCTGGATTTTGAACCGGAGTATTTGGCAGTTTCCGCCGACAGCACCCAGGCCATGGTCACTCTTCAGGAGGCCAATGCCGTGGCTGTTCTGGATATCACCACCGCTACTTTCACCTCGGTGGTAGCTTTGGGTGAAAAGGACTTCTCCACTTTGCTGGCTGATTTCAGCGATCGTGACGGTCCTGAAAATAGCAATCTGATCAATCTGACCACGGGCAATCCGGTCTTTGGCCTCTACATGCCGGATTCCATCGCCTCATTCAAAGTTGGCGAAGAAACCTACTACGTGATTGCCAATGAAGGTGATGACCGCAACGATTTCATCACCAGCCCGACTGAGACGATCACCGTCGGCAATGGCGGTTATGTTCTGGATCCAGAGGTGTTCCCTGACGCCGCCACTCTGAAAACGAATGCACGCCTAGGCAGGCTGACGGTTTCGAACTCGCCCGGTCTGCGTGGCGATACCAACAATGACGGAAACGTGGACCGCATCCTTATGTATGGTGCGCGTTCGTTCTCCATTTTGGATTCCAACGGAGAGATGATCTATGACAGCGGGGACGACCTCGAGACGACTATGGCAGCTATCGGCGCACCGCAGTTCGATGACGGTCGCAGTGATAATAAGGGCCCTGAGCCGGAAGGCATCGAGATCGGTGTCATTGATGGTCGGACCTATGCCTTTGTGGGACTGGAGCGTCATCGCACGATCGTTGTCTATGATGTCACAGACCCAGGAAATGTGACGCGTGCCGGTCTGGTCAGTTTCCCTGAAGACCTGAACCCTGAAGGCATCCAGTTTATCTCCGCCAAAAATTCGGCGAACGGTAAAGCCATGATTGCAGTCACCAATGAGACGAGCAACACCATGACTCTGTTCTCGGTAGAGCCGGAAAACTTCACTCTCCAGCTCCTCCACCTGGCGGATGGTGAAGCCGGGCTGCTGGCTCCCCAGACTGCCCCGAATCTGGCGGCTCTGGTAGATGCCTTTGATGATCAGTATACCCATACGCTGATCCTTTCCGGCGGTGATAACTTCATCCCAAGCCCCTTCTTGAACGCAGGGACGGACCCTTCTCTGAGCAGTGTCCCTTCCATCGGTGCCACGGCTTTTGCCCGTCCAGACATTGCGATGCATAACATCATCGGTGTGGAAGCTTCCGCCATCGGCAACCATGAATGGGATCTGGGATCCAACGTGTTCATGGATGCCATTGGAAGCAGTGGAACCTGGATCGGTGCGCAGTTCCCCCATATTTCTGCCAACCTTGATTACTCGGCGGATTCGGCAGCGAACGCTAAATTTACGAATGTGCCTCTGAACGGAACGACCACTGCGGTGCCGGAAGCATCGTCCGTGAAGAGCCGCTTGGTGCCGACTGCGGTCATCACCAAAGGCGGTGAAAAAATCGGTCTGGTCGGTGTCACTACGCAACTTCTACGGAGCATTTCGTCCCCTAGCGGCACCTTTGCAAAAGGGTTCCCTGCGGGCACTACGGGTGTAGATGACATGGATCTGCTGGCCAGCCAGGTGCAGCCATACATTAATGAACTGATCGCTGAAGGGGTGAACAAGATCGTGCTGCTCTCCCATTTGCAGCAGTTGACCAATGAGCGCAGCTTGGCCACCAAGCTGACTGGGGTTGACATCATCCTCGCTGCCGGGTCCAACACCCGCCTGGGTGATGAAGACGATGTGGCCGTGGCCTTCCCGGGCCATTCCGCCGACTTTGCCGATACCTACCCCGTCATCACGGCCGGTGTGGACAGCAAGCCAACCCTCATCATCAACACGGACAATGAATACACCTACCTGGGCCGCCTGACGGTGGAGTTTGATGAGGCTGGTGAAGTCATCGTCTCCAATCTGGATGACCGCATCGCCACCAATGGTGCCTATGCCTCCACGGCTGCCAACGTCGCCGCTGCCTGGAATACCACGGAAGAAAACTTGGCCACCACCGCTTTCGCTCCTGGCACCAAGGGTGCCGGGGTGAAGGCCATTACCGACGCCGTCCAGAACGTGATCAACATCAAGGATGGTCAGGTCTATGGTTATACCTCGGTCTATCTGGAAGGTGAGCGCAGCTTTGTGCGCAGCCAGGAAACGAATCTGGGTAATATCACGGCGGATGCGAACAGCCAATCCCTGCGTGCCATCCTTGGAAATACCATCCCTATCGTTTCCGTGAAAAACGGTGGAGGCATTCGTGCCCAGATTGGCGCGGTTTCCAGCGAGCCTGGAAGCTCCGAAAAACTGCCTCCGCAGGCCAATCCGGCGGTGAACAAGCCCGAGGGTGGAATCTCCCAACTGGACGTGGAGAACGCGCTTCGTTTCAACAACCGCCTGATGGCTTTTGATACCACGGCCCAGGGCCTGAAGGCTATTCTGGAGCATGGTGTGGCCCTGTGGCCTAACCAGGGGCGTTTCCCGCATATTGCAGGCGTTGCCTTTGCCTGGAACCCGACGCTGCCTGCCGGCAACCGCATCACCTCCATGGCCTTGATTGACGAAAATGATGTCGTGGTGATGCCGCTCTACAAGGATGGGTATTTCAGCTTCGTCGCACCGCCTGTGATTCGTGTTGTGACACTGAACTTCATGGCTCAGGGCGGAGACAGTTATCCGATGAAGGCCAATGGCAGCAACTTCCGCTACATCCTCACGAATGGGTCTTTGGGTCCGGTCATTACGAATGAAGCTCTGGACTTCACCGTCGTGCCCCAATTGCCTGAAAATCCGCTGGGTGAGCAGCAGGCCTTTACGGCTTACATCAGCGCCCGCTACCCAACGCCTGAGACGGCTTATGATGTGGCCGATACGCCTGCCTCGGCGGATCTCCGCATCCAGAATCTGAACTTCCGTGAGGATGTCCTGGTGCCTGTGGAGATCACGGCTGATTCTGATGGTGACGGCCTGACCGATGTGGAAGAACTGGCTTATGGTAGCAATCCGAATGCAGGACTGCGGGTGGGTGAAAATGTGAATATGAACCTCAGCAGCCTGGCAGGTGCTGGCAATACCTTGTCTATTGTGGGTAAACTGCCCCCTGGTCTGAAGTTTGATCCTGTCACGGGCAAGCTCACAGGCCAGATCCTGGGGAATGCCAGCAACTACGCACTCCAAATCTTGGTCAAGAATGGCAAAACCATTGTGGGTTCCTATGCATTGGATTTGAGTGTCACGCCGTTCCCTGCCGCTCTGTTGGGGAATTATGAGGCGTTGCTTGAAACTGGTTCTCCCGCCCAGCCAAAGGGTGTAATACGTGTTTTTGTCTCCAAGGCAGGTACCTTCAGCGCCACGCTGGACTATGCGGGTGCATCCCGCCGCTCCACCAAGGGTACATTTAGCCTGACACCCGGTTCCAACATCGCGGTGATTAATCTCACCTTCGCTGCCTCACGCACCATCCCGGCCCTTACGGCCCAGCTTGAAGTGGCGACGAATTCTCCGCTGGTGACCGGCACCTACTCAGCCGCTGCTGAGACGGGCACCCAGCGCGGATTCAGGATGGCTGCTGCCAATGCCAACCCACCGGCGGTGCAAAAAATCGTCAGTGTCTTTGATACCGGTGCGCAAAACGGAGTGGATTATCCAGCTGGGCAGGGTTGGGCCAAGGGCAGCGTCAGCAAAGCGGGTGCGGTGAGCCTGAAAGGTCTTTTAGGAGATGCCCAAAGCATCACCATGAGCCTGCGCCTCTCCGCCACTGGCCAGGCCCTGGTCTGGTCCCAGCCTTACAAGAATAAGGCCTCCTATGTGGGTGGCATCATGCTGCTGGGGAATCTGGGCCAGCCGTTGAATCTCCCGCAGCGCCTGGAAAACGGATTGCAGTGGATGAAGGTCGCCGATGTCCGAGAGCTGGCATATGAAGCCGGTTTCGCCTCACCGATGACGATGGAAGCGAAGACGAGCAAATTCATCCCGGTCAAAACATCGGCTGAACTGAGCGCTTCACTGGGCCTCGCTGGCAGTGTCATGGGTGTGGAAATTGAAGGTGGCGGCATCTCCAATGAAGCTCCGAACAATTCACCAGTGCTGCCGGTTGAATTCACCCTCGATACCCGGTTTAAACTGACGACCACCGCTCCTCCTTTAGCCGTCCTTTGGACCGGCCTCATGAGCAAGACGGATGGAGGCTTCAGCGGCTCACTGACGTTGCCAATCGGAACGGCCAACATCGCTGGCAAAGCCGCTGCCACCGGGGTCATTCTTCAGGATGACACGTTTGGCAGCATCATCGGAGGTGGCTTGATCAAGGTGCCTGTGGCTGGCCGTCGTGGTGCCTTCCGCACTTCTTCGATTCTGCTGGAGCAGTAA
- a CDS encoding TIGR00282 family metallophosphoesterase, which yields MSEAAAEPTPELFRILFLGDVVGEPGRKAVAALLPILREELQVDFAIVNGENSAGGRGITPKIAISLMRAKADVITTGDHIWDQKEIIPFLYDEPRLLRPLNYPEGAHGKGTLVLQTKKCKVGVINLQGRTFMRDALENPFTAVTQAVEAMRQETPVIFVDFHAEATSEKVAMGWHLDGKVTAVVGTHTHVPTADERVLPNGTAFQSDAGMCGPLDSVIGSQIEPVLEKFHTQLPAKFGVARGPVRLNGALITLDPATGKAVSIERIARTWHD from the coding sequence ATGTCTGAAGCTGCCGCCGAACCGACCCCTGAACTTTTCCGCATTCTCTTCCTGGGCGACGTCGTGGGCGAGCCTGGGCGAAAGGCCGTGGCCGCCCTGCTACCCATCTTGCGGGAGGAATTGCAGGTGGACTTTGCCATCGTCAACGGGGAGAATTCCGCCGGGGGAAGGGGCATTACGCCCAAGATCGCCATCAGCCTGATGCGCGCCAAAGCGGATGTCATCACCACCGGAGACCACATCTGGGACCAAAAGGAAATCATCCCCTTCCTCTATGATGAGCCTCGTCTGCTGAGACCTCTGAACTACCCTGAAGGTGCGCATGGCAAAGGCACCCTGGTTTTGCAGACCAAAAAGTGCAAGGTAGGGGTGATCAATCTGCAAGGGCGCACCTTCATGCGGGATGCCCTGGAAAATCCATTCACGGCCGTGACCCAGGCCGTGGAGGCCATGCGCCAGGAGACCCCGGTCATCTTTGTGGACTTTCATGCCGAGGCGACGAGTGAAAAAGTGGCCATGGGCTGGCACCTGGACGGCAAGGTGACCGCTGTCGTGGGCACCCACACCCATGTGCCTACGGCAGATGAACGTGTGCTGCCGAATGGCACCGCTTTCCAAAGTGATGCTGGCATGTGCGGCCCGCTGGATTCCGTGATCGGCAGCCAGATTGAGCCCGTGCTGGAAAAATTTCACACCCAGCTACCCGCCAAGTTCGGCGTGGCGCGCGGACCAGTGCGCCTGAACGGTGCCCTCATCACCCTGGATCCAGCAACAGGCAAGGCGGTCTCGATCGAACGAATCGCCCGCACCTGGCACGATTAA